In Nitrospirota bacterium, the genomic window GCATTCCGCGAATTTTCAAAGATACGAATACACCATGACGTGCCTTCATCTCCGGCGTCAGGTACTCCGGTGTTTTAAGCACCGCGCCATCTTCAAGATACTTCTTAATAGCCTCCCTTGCCAACTGCACAAGCGGGTGATGCGACTCTTCCATTATGGTTTTTTGTGTTATTGTTCCCGTTCCACTACATAGTCAGCTACGGTAAGCAGCGCCTGTAATGGGATGGTGTCCTCAAACAGCGGCAAGCTCTTTTTAGCCTTTTCAACATAAGACCTCGCAATTTCCAGCGAGTATTCAATGACGCCATATTCCTTCATAAGATTCAGGATATAATTCAGGTTTTCTTCTGTGAGCTCAGAATTAGAAATGACCCTTTCTGTCTTTTCTGCGTCATCCTGACTGCACCTCTTCAGGAGTGCGAGGAGGGGGAGGGTAATTTTGCCTTCCTCAAGGTCTTTTCCTACAGATTTACCGAGCTTGGCCTTATTGGCTATGTAGTCCAGAGTGTCATCAGCTAGTTGAAATGCCATTCCAAGATTCCATCCGAATGACTCGAAGTCATTCCTGATTTCGGCAGGACATTCGCCAAGTATGGCGCCTATGCGGCATGCAGCTGCCATTAATGAGGCTGTCTTGTTGCCGATTATCTCAAGGTAGTCTTCTTCTGTTATGCTGAGGTCGCCGTTGAATGCCAGTTGGGCGAGCTCTCCTTTTGCCATCTTCCTTGTTGCCTCTGTAACTGTTTCATTCAGGTCATGATTATGGAAAGATACTATAGTGCACTGCGCCTTGGCGTACAGGTAGTCGCCCACAAGTATGCTTGCCTGATTTCCCCACAACATCCTTGCGGTCTTGTTCCCTCGGCGGGTAGATGCCTCATCTATTACATCATCATGAAAGAGGGTTGCCGCATGTATGAGTTCTATGACACTTGCAAGCTCTGTATGCGATTTGCCTGTGTATCCGGCAAGCCTCGATGTGAGGATCATAAGTAATGGGCGAAAGCGCTTTCCACCACTATTGATAAGGTGAGACCCCATGATGCTTATCAGGGATAGATTGGATTTAAGGTCCGCATGGATCTGATCTTCTACCCTCTGGAGGTCTTCCCTGCAAAGGTCCCATACCTCCGTCATACTGATGTGCGAGTTCACTGGAGTAGCAGTTTTCACGGGGTTATAGTATGGCAGAAGGAAGGTGATTGTCAAGTGTTTAATTTCATATTATAATCAGCATGAATCAAAGGGGGAGTGGCATGAATAAAGAACAGATGGTGCAGAGGATGTTTTCCTCTGCTGCGAAAAAGTATGATATCAATAACACGGTCCTTAGTTTAGGTCAGCATCATTACTGGAAACGTTTTACCATTGACCAGGCAGGTGTTAAAAATGGGGATTGTGTGCTGGATGTCTGTTCAGGCACTGCAGACATGGCCATTTTGCTTGCGAAGAAGGTAGGTCCGTCAGGCAGTGTCGTAGCCGCAGACCTTAATCCTGAAATGCTGAGGATAGGACAGAGAAAGGTTCAGGAAGAGGGCTTGAATGGCGTCATCAGTTGTGTTATCGGGAATGCGGAAGCGCTTCAATTCCGGGATGACAGGTTTGATGCAGTAACAGTTGGATTCGGCGTAAGAAATGTGACAAACATCGAGAATGCATTTTCCGAGATGCTGAGGGTTACAAAACCAGGTGGCCGGGTTGTCTGCCTCGAATTTACACAACCGGCCAGTCCGTTTTTCAGATATATTTATGATTTCTATTCATTTACCCTTCTTCCGGCTATTGGTACTTTAATATCAAAAGATCAGACAGGCATATACCAGTATCTTCCTGATTCAATACGAAAATTCCCGCCGGCAGAAGACCTGCGCAGGCGGATGTTAAAAGTTGGATTTTCGAATGTGTTTTATCATACCTTGTCAGGCGGTATCGTTGCAGTGCATGTAGGTATAAAATAAGCCAAAAGGAAAATGAGTAAAAACTCTGTGTTATACATCTGGCTTCCCTGCAGGAAGGTGTTTCCGGCAGGGCCTGCCTCACTTGCGGCCTATGTCCATCAGAAACGCCCAAATGTACGGCAACGGCTGTTAGACCTTTCCCTGATCAAGAAGAACGAACGCCTCGGGGCGATAAGTGATACGGTTGAGGAGTTTAAACCCGATATTATAGCCTTTTCATGGCGTGATATCCAGATTTACGCCCCGCACGGTCAGGATGATTCACTTGAACTTGCCTTTAATTTTTACTACTCCCCAAACATCTTTAAGAAACTGCTCGCAGGTATCAGGGGTATCAGTATGGTGTTTACATATGAAAATCATCTGAAAGAGAAATTAAAGCTGATTAATAAGACCATCAAAAAATTTCCGGGCAAGACCTGTGTTGTTGGCGGAGGCGCCTTTAGCGTATTCCATAAAGAGATAATTAAGAGCCTGCCTGAGGGAGTAATTGGGGTAATTGGAGAGGGGGAAGATGTCCTTGTCTCACTTATTGACGAAACTGACGTTACAGGCTGCAGAGTTT contains:
- a CDS encoding polyprenyl synthetase family protein, whose amino-acid sequence is MNSHISMTEVWDLCREDLQRVEDQIHADLKSNLSLISIMGSHLINSGGKRFRPLLMILTSRLAGYTGKSHTELASVIELIHAATLFHDDVIDEASTRRGNKTARMLWGNQASILVGDYLYAKAQCTIVSFHNHDLNETVTEATRKMAKGELAQLAFNGDLSITEEDYLEIIGNKTASLMAAACRIGAILGECPAEIRNDFESFGWNLGMAFQLADDTLDYIANKAKLGKSVGKDLEEGKITLPLLALLKRCSQDDAEKTERVISNSELTEENLNYILNLMKEYGVIEYSLEIARSYVEKAKKSLPLFEDTIPLQALLTVADYVVEREQ
- the ubiE gene encoding bifunctional demethylmenaquinone methyltransferase/2-methoxy-6-polyprenyl-1,4-benzoquinol methylase UbiE: MNQRGSGMNKEQMVQRMFSSAAKKYDINNTVLSLGQHHYWKRFTIDQAGVKNGDCVLDVCSGTADMAILLAKKVGPSGSVVAADLNPEMLRIGQRKVQEEGLNGVISCVIGNAEALQFRDDRFDAVTVGFGVRNVTNIENAFSEMLRVTKPGGRVVCLEFTQPASPFFRYIYDFYSFTLLPAIGTLISKDQTGIYQYLPDSIRKFPPAEDLRRRMLKVGFSNVFYHTLSGGIVAVHVGIK